The Desulfonatronum sp. SC1 region TGCGGACGCCGGACGATATTGCCGGAGTTGCCCGTGTTGTTGCGCACCCCGCCCAGATCGATCACACGGGACGATTCCTCGCCCCGTCCGGCAGTGGCCGCATTCGTGCCGATACCCGTGGCGATCACAGTGATCCGCATCTCATCGCCGGCGTCCTCGTCAAACACGGTGCCGAAGAAAATCTTGGCGTCGTCGTGGGCCGCCTCGTGGATGATACTGGCTGCCTCGCTGACTTCATCGATGGTCATGTCCGGGGCGCAGGTGATGTTCAGCAGCACACCCTTGGCTCCATCGATGCTCACGTCCTCCAGGAGCGGGCTATTGATGGCCTTCAGCGCGGCTTCTCGAGCCCGACCTTCGCCCTTGGCGATGCCCGTGCCCATCATGGCCAGCCCCATCTCGGACATCACCGCCTTGACGTCGGCGAAGTCCAGGTTGATCAACCCGGGGACCATGATCAGGTCAGAAATGCCCTTGACCGCGTAGAACAGGACCTCGTCGGCCTTCTTGAGCATATCCAGGAAGGCTGCCTTCTGGGCGGCCAGAGAGAGTAGCCGGTCGTTGGGAATGGTGATGATCGTGTCCACGGCGTCGGCCAGGGCGGCGGCCCCTTTCTCGGCCTGAAGCAACCGTTTCTTGCCTTCGAAATAGAACGGTTTGGACACTACGGCCACGGTCAACGCTCCCATTTCCCGGGCCACCTGGGCGATGACCGGTGCCGCTCCGGTGCCGGTGCCGCCGCCCATGCCCGCGGTGACGAAGACCATGTCCGCCGGCTCCAGTATCTTTCGAATTTCGTCCACGCTTTCCAGAGCCGCCTCGCGACCGATGTCCGGATTCGCCCCGGCCCCCAGCCCCTTGGTCAGCTTCTCGCCCAATTGAATCTTGAACTCGGCCCGAGATCTGTTCAAGGCCTGTAAGTCCGTGTTGGCCGCGATGAACGTGACGCCCTTCAAAGAAGAACAAATCATGTTGTTCACGGCGTTGCTGCCCCCGCCGCCGACCCCGACGACCTTGATCATTGCGTTGACGTCGTTTTCAAGTTCCATGAACTGCATACGCTTCTCCTCCCTGTTCGCTTACCTGATGGTCAAAAATGTTGTTCCGTATCCTTCGGTGATTTTTCCGTCCGCTCCGTTGTCGCCTCTCTCGCTCATCTCCGTCGCTCAGCATTCCGGCGACGCACCATCGCGCACTCCCGGTGAATTTCAAATCTCAAATTTTCTCACCCCGCGTTCCGCTCAGGAAACATCCGAAAACCACTTGCGCATCCGATTCAGGATGCGGTTAAAAATGTGGGTGTCCCGAATCCGGAACCGCTGATCCAGCCCTTCCTTGCGCGCTCCGTACATCAGCAGCCCAACGGCGGTGGAATACATCGGGTTCATCACCACGTCCTTCAGCCCGCCCACTTCCCGTGGATAGCCGATGCGGGTGGGCAGGTTGAAAATTTGCTCGCCTAGTTCGGCCATCCCGTCCAGCAAGGCTGATCCGCCGGTGAGAACGATTCCGGCCCCGATCAGATTCTTGCATCCGGACTGATTCAGGTCCTGTTCCACCAGGGCCAGGATCTCCTCCATCCGCGGTTCGCAAATTTCCGCCAGCACCCTCCGGGATACCCGCCGCGCTTCCCGACCGCCCACACTGGGAACGTCGATGATTTCGTCCTTCTGGACGATATCCGTCAGAGCGCAGCCGTACTTGATCTTGATCTTTTCCGCGGCCATCATCGGCGTACGCAGGCCGAAGGCGATGTCGTTGGTCAGGTTGCTGCCGCCAAGAGCCAGGACCGAAGTGTACTTGATGGAGTTGTTGGAAAAGATCGCCACGTCCGTGGTCCCGCCGCCGATATCCACCAGGGCAACGCCGATTTCGCGCTCCTCCGGAGTCAACACGGCCTCAGTGGAGGCCAGGGACTGCAGGACGATGTCCGCCACGTCCAGCCCGGCCCGATGGCAGGAGCGGATGATGTTCTGGGCGCTACTCACGGCTCCGGTCACGATATGCACCTTGACCTCCAGCCGCACACCAGCCATCCCGATAGGATCGGCGATGCCGTTTTGCTCGTCGACGATGAACTCCTGGGGCAGGATATGGATCACCTCGCGATCCAGGGGGATGGCCACGGCTTTGGCCGCGTCGATGACCCGCTCCACGTCCTTGGGCGTCACCTCTCCGCCTTTGACCGCGATTACGCCGTGGCTGTTGAAACCCTTGATGTGGCTGCCGGCAATGCCGGAGTACACGGAGCGGATTTCGCAGCCGGCCATCAGTTCCGCCTCTTCCAGGGCCTTTTTGATGCACTGCACGGTCTGCTCGATATTCACCACCACGCCCTTGCGCAGTCCCGAGGACGGGGCCGTGCCGATTCCCACCACGTCTACGCCGTTTGGCGTGGCCTCTCCCACCACGGTGCAGATTTTGGTGGTTCCGATGTCCAGCCCGACGATCAGATCGGATTTGGATGATGATTTTTTCGCCATTTTCCGCTCCTCGATTTCACTGTCAGGACTGTTTCGACTGGACCCAGGCCTTGCCCGACATGACGGTCAACCGTTCAATATTGTTTAGCTCTCCACGCGAGCGCAGATCTTCCCAAACCTGATTCATGATGGCGCGATGGCCGCGCCAGTCGCTCAGATCTAAGTGGACCACCATGCCTCGATCTTCCAGGTGGATGCGCAGAATGTTCGCGTCTTCCACTTTCAGCCAAGCGACTTCCGAAAACCCGAACGGGAATTCCAAACGCTCCATGGCCCGCACCCACTCTTCCATCAATCGCCAGTTCGGCTCCACGCCGTCCTCCAGGATCAGGACCGGCAAGGACACGAAGCGGCCCAATTCCAGCGCGGCGATGGGGCCTCCGTTGCGATCCGCGTAATACAGTGATCCGCCCTGCTGAACCCAAAAAAACGGCTCGCGCTCCACGATGTCGATGGCCACGCCGTCCGGGAGTACCCGCCGGACCGTGGCGCTCTCGATCCAAGGGTTGTGTTGCAGTTTGCGGCTGACCTCGCCCAGGCTGACTTCCAGGATGTTCATGCCCACGGCCACGCCGCTCAGATTCAGCACCTCCGGGGTGCTGAGCTGCCTGTTGCCGACGATCTCCACGTTTGAAACGGCGAAATGGGTGGACGTGGTCAACGCCCGGTAACCGTAGACAAGCCCGAGGCTGATGCTTCCCAGAAGCGTCGCCACCAGCAGCAACCCCAAGGTCCAGCCGAAAAACCGCAAAAAAAACAGAACCAGCGCTGCCAACAGGGCACTGATACGCAACGGCTTCCTGGCGACCTTGTTCCGGGTCGGCTTTGTCGATGGCTTTGCCGATGGTTTTGCCGTCCGCTTCGGCACGGACGCAGCGTTTTTTCCGCCCGTCCATTTGTTGCTTTTGCGCACCCCTGGGCTGAACCAGCCGCCGGGTCGGAGTCTCACCGTGGCCACGCTCATTCCAGCACCTTGACCTCGGTTTCCAGTTCCAGGCCGAAACGAAACGCGACCCTTTCCCGGGCCAGATCCAACAGGGCAAAGGCGTCGTCAGCCGAGCCGCCGCCGAAGTTGATCAAAAAATTCGCATGCCGTTCCGAAAAGCCCATGTCGCCTCGTCGAAAACCTCGAAGCCCCACTTGTTCCAGAAGCCTGCCCGCCGGGTTCTCTGGAGCGGGGTTCTTGAAAACGCAGCCGGCCGAGGCCATGGAAATCGGCTGGCTCTGCTTCTTGCGGCCATACCAGTCGCGCATCCTCGATCGCACCTCGTCCGGTTCGCATCGCTCAACCCGCAACTCCGCCGCCAGCACCAACTGGACGACATCGCCAAGCCCCGAGTCGAACCGCCGGTATCCGAATTGGAGAGCAGCGGCATCAAGCCACCGCCCCCCCCGGTCCGGAGTCCAGATCAAAACTCGCTCCAGAACCTGGGCCACCTCCAGCCCATACGAACCGGCGTTCATGGCCACAGCTCCGCCCACGGAGCCGGGAATTCCGGCCCAGGGCTCTAAACCGCTCAGGCCGCGAGCCGTGCACCAACCTAATAGCTTTGGAAGCCGCAAGGCCCCTGGGACGCGAATCCGGACAGCTTCTCGATCCGTCCTTGAAATACGGTTTCCATCGTCACCCCGTTCCATGATCTCGGGATCGCCGCCGCCTTCCAGCCGGACCAGCACCAAATCCATATCCCGTTCCGCGGCGAGGATGTTGCTCCCTTCCCCCAAGACCAGTGGCCGTCCGCCGTGCTTGGCCGTTTGCTCGACCAACACGCCAGCTAGATCGTCCAGGTCCGGCGTTTCACGGACCACGATCTCGGCAATGGCCTTGCCGCCGAGTTTCAAAGTCGTCCGGTCCGCTAGAAGCGGGCCTCTAACCACCTTCACGGGATCATCCTCACGCGGCCTCCAGGAACGCTTGTCCGGCTTGCCATACATTGCCGGCTCCCAAAGTCAACAGCACGTCGCCCGGTCGCAGGATGTCCGGCAGAGCCCCGCTAGCCGCGAGCATGTCCGGAAAAAAGGCCACCGGGGTCTGGCTGACTTGCCGCACGCCCTGAGCCAGGCTGCTTCCGCTGATGCCCGGCAAGGGCGCTTCGGAGGCAGGATATATTTCCAGCAACAACAGCCGGTCGGCTTGGTCGAAAGCCCGACAAAAATCACCGAACAACGCCTTGGTCCGGGAAAAGCGGTGAGGCTGGAACAACACCACCAGCCGCCTCCCAGGGAAAAACTCCCGCGCGGTGTGCAATGTCGCGACAATTTCCTTGGGGTGATGCCCATAGTCGTCCACCACGGTCACGCCGCCGCGTTCGCCCTTGATCTCGAAGCGCCGGCCCACGCCGCCAAAGTTGGTCAGACCGCGCAGCACGGCTTCCTTGGGTATGCCGATTTCAATGGCCACGCCGACCGCGCCCAAGGCGTTCAAAACATTATGGCGACCCGGCTGAGCCAAGTTCACTTCGGCCCAGTATTCTCCAAGCCAAGTGATCCGGAAAGGATTGCCCGGACGACCTTCCAGCAGTTCGCCGCGCACGTCGTTGTCCGCCCCAAACCCATATGTCAC contains the following coding sequences:
- the ftsZ gene encoding cell division protein FtsZ; this encodes MQFMELENDVNAMIKVVGVGGGGSNAVNNMICSSLKGVTFIAANTDLQALNRSRAEFKIQLGEKLTKGLGAGANPDIGREAALESVDEIRKILEPADMVFVTAGMGGGTGTGAAPVIAQVAREMGALTVAVVSKPFYFEGKKRLLQAEKGAAALADAVDTIITIPNDRLLSLAAQKAAFLDMLKKADEVLFYAVKGISDLIMVPGLINLDFADVKAVMSEMGLAMMGTGIAKGEGRAREAALKAINSPLLEDVSIDGAKGVLLNITCAPDMTIDEVSEAASIIHEAAHDDAKIFFGTVFDEDAGDEMRITVIATGIGTNAATAGRGEESSRVIDLGGVRNNTGNSGNIVRRPHIPSSNEDRSIPAYLRKGARSEHGQLNQGHSQSKVQTPMQAPNRMLRVASGGGGEDFVFDEEEFEIPSFLRKQAD
- the ftsA gene encoding cell division protein FtsA; the protein is MAKKSSSKSDLIVGLDIGTTKICTVVGEATPNGVDVVGIGTAPSSGLRKGVVVNIEQTVQCIKKALEEAELMAGCEIRSVYSGIAGSHIKGFNSHGVIAVKGGEVTPKDVERVIDAAKAVAIPLDREVIHILPQEFIVDEQNGIADPIGMAGVRLEVKVHIVTGAVSSAQNIIRSCHRAGLDVADIVLQSLASTEAVLTPEEREIGVALVDIGGGTTDVAIFSNNSIKYTSVLALGGSNLTNDIAFGLRTPMMAAEKIKIKYGCALTDIVQKDEIIDVPSVGGREARRVSRRVLAEICEPRMEEILALVEQDLNQSGCKNLIGAGIVLTGGSALLDGMAELGEQIFNLPTRIGYPREVGGLKDVVMNPMYSTAVGLLMYGARKEGLDQRFRIRDTHIFNRILNRMRKWFSDVS
- a CDS encoding cell division protein FtsQ/DivIB, translated to MSVATVRLRPGGWFSPGVRKSNKWTGGKNAASVPKRTAKPSAKPSTKPTRNKVARKPLRISALLAALVLFFLRFFGWTLGLLLVATLLGSISLGLVYGYRALTTSTHFAVSNVEIVGNRQLSTPEVLNLSGVAVGMNILEVSLGEVSRKLQHNPWIESATVRRVLPDGVAIDIVEREPFFWVQQGGSLYYADRNGGPIAALELGRFVSLPVLILEDGVEPNWRLMEEWVRAMERLEFPFGFSEVAWLKVEDANILRIHLEDRGMVVHLDLSDWRGHRAIMNQVWEDLRSRGELNNIERLTVMSGKAWVQSKQS
- the murB gene encoding UDP-N-acetylmuramate dehydrogenase, producing MYGKPDKRSWRPREDDPVKVVRGPLLADRTTLKLGGKAIAEIVVRETPDLDDLAGVLVEQTAKHGGRPLVLGEGSNILAAERDMDLVLVRLEGGGDPEIMERGDDGNRISRTDREAVRIRVPGALRLPKLLGWCTARGLSGLEPWAGIPGSVGGAVAMNAGSYGLEVAQVLERVLIWTPDRGGRWLDAAALQFGYRRFDSGLGDVVQLVLAAELRVERCEPDEVRSRMRDWYGRKKQSQPISMASAGCVFKNPAPENPAGRLLEQVGLRGFRRGDMGFSERHANFLINFGGGSADDAFALLDLARERVAFRFGLELETEVKVLE